The Bacteroidia bacterium genome includes a window with the following:
- the ligA gene encoding NAD-dependent DNA ligase LigA, with translation MSNPSIESKIRSLTQELKEHNYRYYILAEPSISDFEFDVKLKELDALEKEYPQYSLADSPTKKVGGGINQEFGTIKHSRPMLSLGNTYSEGELLDFDNRVKKLLGSDDYQYVCELKIDGVAISLVYKHGVLVQAVTRGDGVQGDNVLDNVRTIRTLATELQGDFPEEMEVRGEIFMHHKAFLRLNEERTKAGEPLFANPRNTTAGSLKLLDSQEVAKRPLDIFLYHVICESKDLHSHFESLQQIKSWGLKTSPYTEKCNTIQDVLAYISKWEQKRKELSFDIDGIVIKVNSFTQQSELGFTAKIPRWAIAYKYKAETALTQLLSVDFQIGRTGAVTPVANLDPVLLSGTTVKRATLHNANEIERLDLYLNDWVYIEKGGEIIPKITKVEVSKRKEGAIRVQMPGHCPSCGTTLIRREGEANHYCPNELNCPPQIRARVEHFISKKAMDIQGLGEETVYTLVSKGFIHTVSDLYKLSYSQLVSLDRMADKSAQNLIQSIQESKKVPFARVLFGLGIRFVGETVAKKLAKEYRGINAIAVATREELSTVDEIGEVIAQSVVDYFAQPANLNMIAELKDAGLQLAVAEEDILEKSSNKLAGLTFVISGVFQQHSRDELKDMIEANGGKNSGSISAKTSFLLAGEGIGPAKFEKAQSLQIPIINENDFLSMIAMDSKEQSESIKEQGGQKTLF, from the coding sequence ATGTCTAACCCCTCCATTGAATCAAAAATCAGGTCTTTAACACAAGAATTAAAGGAACATAACTATCGTTACTATATTTTGGCTGAGCCTTCGATTTCTGATTTTGAATTTGATGTCAAACTCAAGGAATTAGACGCATTGGAAAAAGAGTACCCGCAATATTCACTCGCGGACTCACCTACAAAAAAAGTTGGAGGAGGAATTAATCAAGAATTTGGTACTATCAAACACAGCAGACCTATGTTGTCTTTGGGTAATACATATAGTGAGGGAGAATTATTGGATTTTGATAACAGAGTGAAAAAATTACTGGGGTCAGATGATTACCAATATGTTTGTGAATTAAAGATTGACGGGGTGGCTATTAGTCTGGTTTATAAACATGGGGTATTGGTTCAAGCTGTAACACGTGGAGATGGCGTACAAGGCGATAATGTGTTGGATAACGTGAGAACAATCAGGACATTGGCAACGGAGCTACAGGGTGATTTTCCTGAAGAGATGGAAGTGCGAGGCGAGATTTTTATGCATCATAAGGCGTTCTTAAGATTAAATGAAGAAAGAACAAAAGCCGGAGAACCTCTTTTTGCAAATCCTCGCAATACTACTGCCGGATCCTTAAAATTGCTTGATTCGCAGGAGGTGGCAAAACGTCCTTTAGATATTTTCCTTTATCATGTGATATGCGAGTCTAAGGATTTGCATTCTCATTTTGAATCCTTACAACAAATTAAATCTTGGGGTTTAAAGACTTCTCCATATACTGAAAAGTGCAACACCATACAGGATGTTTTGGCTTATATCTCCAAATGGGAACAAAAGAGAAAAGAATTAAGTTTTGATATTGATGGGATTGTAATCAAAGTCAACAGCTTTACACAACAATCTGAATTGGGATTTACTGCAAAAATTCCACGTTGGGCAATAGCTTATAAGTACAAAGCGGAGACAGCCCTCACACAGCTTCTGAGTGTTGATTTTCAGATAGGCAGAACAGGCGCAGTTACACCTGTTGCAAACCTTGATCCTGTTTTGTTGTCCGGAACTACTGTTAAAAGGGCAACTTTACACAATGCAAATGAGATAGAAAGACTCGATTTATACCTTAATGATTGGGTTTATATTGAAAAGGGCGGAGAGATCATTCCCAAGATAACTAAGGTGGAAGTAAGTAAAAGAAAAGAAGGTGCTATTAGAGTCCAAATGCCGGGACATTGTCCAAGTTGTGGGACTACGCTCATAAGAAGAGAAGGAGAAGCCAATCATTACTGCCCTAATGAATTGAATTGCCCTCCACAAATTCGCGCAAGGGTCGAACATTTTATTAGCAAAAAAGCTATGGATATTCAAGGACTTGGAGAGGAAACGGTTTATACCCTTGTCTCCAAAGGTTTTATTCATACAGTCTCGGATTTATATAAATTGTCTTATTCACAACTTGTTTCACTTGATAGAATGGCAGATAAGTCAGCACAAAATCTTATTCAAAGTATTCAAGAATCCAAAAAAGTTCCCTTTGCGAGAGTGTTATTTGGCTTGGGAATTCGCTTTGTGGGTGAAACTGTTGCAAAAAAACTTGCTAAAGAGTATAGAGGTATCAATGCGATTGCTGTTGCTACAAGGGAAGAATTGAGTACTGTTGATGAGATTGGGGAAGTGATAGCGCAATCAGTTGTTGATTATTTTGCTCAACCTGCCAATCTTAATATGATTGCAGAACTCAAAGATGCAGGGTTGCAATTAGCAGTTGCTGAAGAAGATATACTTGAGAAGTCTTCAAACAAATTAGCAGGTCTGACATTTGTAATTTCAGGTGTGTTTCAACAACACAGCAGAGATGAATTAAAGGATATGATTGAAGCCAATGGGGGTAAAAATTCAGGGAGTATATCAGCAAAGACTTCATTTCTACTTGCGGGCGAAGGGATAGGTCCTGCTAAGTTTGAAAAAGCACAAAGTCTTCAAATCCCTATTATCAATGAGAATGATTTTTTGTCCATGATAGCAATGGATTCAAAAGAACAATCAGAGAGTATTAAGGAGCAAGGCGGTCAAAAGACTTTGTTTTAG
- a CDS encoding DEAD/DEAH box helicase: MKNFSKLGLSDLTLNALKQIDIHTPTEIQEKAIPMLLEEDCNFLGLAQTGTGKTAAYGLPLIEKIDTHKHEIQSLIITPTRELGQQVAEQLVKFSKFHKGIKVEVVYGGKPIDKQIYFLRKKPAILVATPGRLLDLIRRNALNLKHILHVVLDEADEMLNMGFQEDINTILSLTPQYKKIWLFSATMPPEIQEIAENYMSEYKEVRINSEEKVNAQITHEYIRVKAPKKFEALLKIIEQDEKMRAVIFCRTRRDTQDLADRLFDAGYQADAIHGDLNQNQRDRVMNRFKTHKLQFLIATDVAARGIDVKDLSHVIHYALPEMPEYYTHRSGRTARAGKEGTSIAILTAVEYNRMKLFSRKLQIVFEESPLQSEFEFDAHKESDEKRGRGRNNGRDFGSDRNSRKKNSSRFKSRNDNQGDSYPRKRQSERSSKASNNDSQSNATGYHRVKDKKKDKTQRTSSSTEFKSKEKNRKRKNTSLPAFAGSSYDKQPREKRNDDQKSGGQDKYRRKVFF, from the coding sequence TTGAAAAATTTCTCAAAACTTGGGTTGTCTGACTTGACACTCAACGCACTTAAACAAATAGACATTCACACACCTACCGAAATTCAAGAAAAAGCAATCCCAATGTTATTAGAGGAAGATTGCAATTTTCTTGGGCTTGCTCAAACCGGTACAGGGAAAACAGCTGCTTATGGTCTTCCTTTGATAGAAAAAATTGACACACATAAACATGAGATCCAATCTTTGATTATAACTCCAACACGTGAACTTGGACAACAAGTTGCAGAACAACTCGTAAAATTCTCAAAGTTTCATAAAGGGATTAAAGTAGAAGTTGTATATGGAGGCAAACCCATCGATAAGCAAATATATTTTTTAAGAAAAAAGCCTGCTATATTGGTTGCAACACCCGGAAGGTTATTAGATTTAATCAGACGCAATGCATTAAACTTAAAACACATACTTCATGTGGTGTTAGACGAGGCAGATGAAATGTTAAATATGGGGTTTCAAGAAGACATCAATACTATCCTGTCTTTGACTCCACAATACAAAAAAATCTGGTTATTTTCGGCAACAATGCCCCCTGAAATTCAGGAGATAGCAGAAAATTACATGTCTGAATACAAAGAAGTAAGAATAAACAGTGAAGAAAAAGTCAATGCACAAATTACTCATGAATACATACGTGTGAAAGCTCCCAAGAAGTTTGAAGCACTCTTAAAAATCATTGAGCAGGATGAAAAAATGCGTGCTGTAATTTTCTGCAGGACTCGTAGAGACACACAAGACTTAGCAGACAGGCTTTTTGATGCTGGATATCAAGCAGATGCTATTCATGGCGACTTAAATCAGAATCAACGCGACAGGGTGATGAACAGATTTAAAACCCATAAGCTGCAATTTTTGATTGCAACTGATGTAGCAGCAAGAGGTATTGACGTAAAGGATTTAAGTCATGTAATCCACTATGCACTACCTGAGATGCCCGAATACTATACTCACAGAAGCGGAAGAACCGCACGAGCAGGCAAAGAAGGGACTTCAATTGCTATTCTGACAGCCGTTGAGTATAACAGGATGAAACTATTCAGTCGAAAATTACAAATAGTCTTTGAAGAATCACCTTTACAATCAGAATTTGAATTTGATGCACACAAAGAAAGCGATGAAAAAAGGGGAAGAGGGCGCAACAATGGTAGAGATTTTGGAAGCGATAGAAATAGTCGCAAAAAAAATTCTTCTAGATTCAAATCCAGAAATGATAATCAAGGCGATAGTTATCCGCGTAAACGCCAATCAGAGCGCAGCTCCAAAGCGAGCAACAATGATTCTCAAAGTAACGCTACCGGATACCACAGAGTAAAAGATAAAAAGAAAGATAAAACACAACGCACATCTTCTTCAACAGAATTCAAGTCAAAAGAGAAAAATAGAAAAAGAAAGAACACAAGTCTCCCTGCTTTTGCCGGTTCTTCTTATGATAAACAACCCAGAGAGAAGAGAAATGACGATCAAAAATCAGGGGGACAAGACAAATACAGAAGAAAAGTATTCTTCTAA
- a CDS encoding acyl-CoA thioesterase, whose translation MKIFEIEFEVRDYELDIQGIVNNAIYNHYFEHTRHEFLKSCGLSFSALHSEGLDAVVIKMETEYKAPLRSGDKFVCTSRVETEGRLKIVFFQEIMRLPERTLMTKSRVTVACIKNNRPVEPIEIRAKMGL comes from the coding sequence ATGAAAATATTTGAAATTGAATTTGAAGTCAGGGATTATGAGCTTGATATTCAAGGTATTGTAAACAATGCAATTTATAATCACTATTTTGAACATACAAGACACGAATTTCTAAAATCCTGTGGCTTAAGTTTTTCAGCTTTACACAGCGAAGGTTTGGATGCAGTTGTTATCAAAATGGAAACAGAATACAAGGCTCCTTTAAGGAGTGGCGACAAGTTTGTATGCACATCAAGAGTTGAAACAGAAGGTAGGTTGAAGATTGTTTTTTTTCAGGAAATTATGCGTTTGCCTGAGCGCACACTGATGACAAAATCCAGGGTTACTGTGGCTTGTATCAAAAATAACAGACCGGTTGAACCGATTGAGATTCGTGCAAAAATGGGTTTGTAG
- a CDS encoding T9SS type A sorting domain-containing protein, translated as MKKTLLISLFFVLLFGSTTQAQDPLKLQYYKRMAILNGYNELHFRETFINENGWLFIKLSSYFDSLEIDDYNLYQLGKDDSTRTIMMAFDNSGKLRWTFEYNKRNTTLGGMVLLASGPNNSLYAICGARDSLVLNNGIRLDFDEPGEYNAIMVRFDSTGQVVDFINASKEHSITSYFSFERFYNYGMLIASSLLKSYVIDSTLKEVIAYPLISARATTIDKDLNAYYSFLVTQKSTRNLMDTTIYTDSGEFKVVLMKVSKEGNEFKRKWTHVIITNTFDELQDNKLIKVDRHGNVFWAIQHKIPIEIQGTVIPYYENVPYYTNTKACILRFDTDGQFLDAYYDSTSTAPSLSSRQTIWLEYDKDMNVYAYLYSSSRVYNFDKVNFPETYSHLHKILIFDNNTKSFNKAYTHIGGRFGKSMLPHRFVFWHPIKTSNYTFLEDIFVYAKWNSDHVFAVMDTMTPKYPITVNQINTEVNDITIYPNPSSNSFIINNSNQQPVTCSVYSMDMRLIDKITLEGDATIELSSVISPGVYFVQCQNSEGFSQTIKIIKQ; from the coding sequence ATGAAAAAAACACTACTCATTTCTCTCTTTTTTGTGTTGCTGTTTGGAAGTACAACTCAAGCTCAAGACCCTTTGAAGCTCCAGTATTACAAACGAATGGCGATTCTGAATGGCTATAACGAACTCCACTTTAGGGAAACCTTTATCAATGAAAATGGTTGGCTATTTATTAAATTATCCTCCTACTTTGATTCACTAGAAATTGATGATTACAACCTCTATCAATTAGGTAAGGACGACAGTACCAGAACCATTATGATGGCATTTGACAATAGCGGAAAATTAAGATGGACTTTTGAATATAACAAACGTAATACCACATTGGGAGGCATGGTACTACTCGCCTCAGGTCCTAACAATAGTCTATACGCAATATGTGGTGCAAGAGATTCCTTGGTGCTGAATAATGGCATCAGGCTTGATTTTGACGAACCCGGTGAATATAATGCAATCATGGTGCGTTTTGATTCCACCGGCCAGGTTGTTGATTTTATCAACGCATCTAAAGAGCATTCTATAACCAGTTATTTCTCATTTGAGAGATTTTATAATTATGGAATGTTGATCGCTAGTTCATTATTAAAATCATATGTTATAGATTCAACACTAAAGGAGGTGATTGCCTACCCTCTCATTTCAGCACGCGCCACAACTATTGACAAAGATTTGAATGCCTATTACTCTTTTCTGGTTACACAAAAGTCAACTAGAAATTTAATGGATACTACCATCTATACGGATAGTGGAGAATTTAAAGTCGTCCTTATGAAAGTGAGTAAAGAAGGGAATGAATTTAAAAGAAAATGGACTCACGTGATTATAACCAATACGTTTGATGAGTTGCAAGACAACAAACTAATCAAGGTGGATAGGCACGGCAACGTTTTTTGGGCAATTCAACACAAAATACCCATAGAAATTCAGGGTACTGTAATTCCCTACTATGAAAATGTACCTTATTATACAAATACCAAAGCCTGCATTCTTCGTTTTGATACAGACGGGCAGTTTTTAGATGCTTATTATGACTCCACATCCACCGCACCATCTCTTAGTTCACGACAGACAATTTGGCTAGAATATGATAAGGATATGAATGTATATGCGTATTTATATTCATCCAGCAGAGTGTATAATTTTGATAAAGTGAACTTCCCAGAAACCTATAGCCATCTACATAAAATATTGATATTTGACAACAATACAAAATCATTTAACAAAGCTTATACCCACATTGGGGGACGATTTGGCAAATCTATGCTCCCTCATCGATTTGTATTTTGGCATCCCATAAAAACGTCTAACTATACATTCTTAGAGGATATTTTTGTTTATGCTAAATGGAACAGCGATCATGTCTTTGCGGTAATGGATACCATGACACCAAAGTATCCTATTACTGTCAACCAAATTAATACTGAAGTCAATGACATCACCATTTATCCCAATCCTTCATCTAACAGCTTTATTATTAATAACAGCAACCAACAACCTGTAACTTGCTCTGTTTATTCTATGGATATGCGATTGATAGATAAAATTACTTTAGAGGGTGATGCTACAATTGAGCTTTCTTCAGTCATCAGTCCGGGAGTATATTTCGTGCAATGTCAAAATAGCGAAGGCTTTAGTCAAACAATTAAGATTATTAAACAGTAG
- a CDS encoding glycosyltransferase: MQDFRGILIYYFRSFRKKSPYKISICIGIYNRTDQLLNHFLPALNALLDKHEVELSIYDTGSDDVKDLAFAIRKKWKGAIVYKSSNENFSRSSALNKAVEQCTGNVIFLCDADISFPSVITTIIKQIIQNGIVWFPICFATAPPNSLKPGKWLWYSAKGLVICMKDDFINIGKLNEQYTTWGGEDGDLWERFHQANFIVIRQKLPGLIHHYHTPAKGAMDYFNIT; encoded by the coding sequence GTGCAAGATTTTCGGGGGATATTGATTTACTATTTCCGTTCTTTTAGGAAAAAATCACCTTATAAAATCAGTATTTGCATTGGTATATACAACCGAACTGATCAACTACTCAATCACTTTCTTCCTGCGCTCAACGCGCTGCTTGACAAGCATGAAGTAGAATTATCGATTTACGACACCGGCTCAGATGATGTAAAAGACCTTGCCTTTGCCATAAGGAAAAAGTGGAAGGGAGCAATTGTATATAAAAGTTCGAATGAAAATTTCTCTCGTTCCAGCGCTCTCAATAAAGCGGTTGAGCAATGTACAGGCAATGTGATTTTTCTGTGCGATGCAGACATTTCATTTCCTTCGGTAATTACAACAATAATTAAACAAATTATCCAAAACGGGATTGTATGGTTCCCGATTTGTTTTGCTACCGCACCACCCAATAGTCTCAAACCTGGAAAATGGCTATGGTACAGCGCAAAAGGATTGGTAATTTGTATGAAAGACGATTTTATCAATATCGGAAAACTAAATGAACAATACACAACATGGGGAGGCGAAGACGGGGATTTATGGGAAAGGTTTCACCAAGCAAATTTTATAGTCATTCGACAAAAGCTACCCGGACTGATTCACCATTATCATACACCGGCAAAAGGCGCAATGGATTATTTCAATATTACATAG
- the rpsO gene encoding 30S ribosomal protein S15, whose product MLVTSERKKEIFAQYGKSAKDTGSTEAQIALFTERINHITEHLRKSKKDFSAELSLIKMVGKRRSLLNYLAKTDLAKYRALIQELGIRK is encoded by the coding sequence ATGTTAGTTACTTCTGAAAGAAAGAAAGAAATTTTTGCTCAATATGGTAAGAGTGCAAAAGACACCGGTTCAACTGAGGCTCAAATTGCATTGTTTACTGAGCGCATTAATCACATTACCGAGCATTTGCGTAAATCCAAAAAGGATTTTTCTGCTGAATTAAGCCTTATTAAGATGGTAGGAAAAAGAAGATCTCTTTTGAATTATTTAGCAAAAACCGACCTTGCAAAGTATAGAGCTTTGATCCAGGAGCTTGGTATTAGAAAATAA
- a CDS encoding polyribonucleotide nucleotidyltransferase — protein MKPNKISKIINLGEGKVIEIETGLLAKQAHGSVVVKQGKTMLLATIVSNYEAKADVDFLPLSVDYQEKFAAVGRIPGSFLKREGRLSDYEILISRLVDRALRPLFPDDYHCETQVAISLISSDENILPDALAGLAASAAIAVSDIPFNGPISEVRVGRVNGQFVVNPTKTELENSDIDIIIAGTINDINMVEGEMSEVQEMDLLEALKFGHAIIKKQCQAQIELKQEVGKTAIREYARFEEDATMYATIKNFAEPKIAEVAKSASDKNARSEQFAQIKEDTLALFADNEEVDMFKVKTYFGQIEWETVRNVLLDTKVRLDGRTPTQIRPIWSEVDYLPAAHGSAVFTRGETQALASVTLGSKLDEQLLDSPMNHGYSKFMLHYNFPAFSTGEVRPNRGPGRREVGHGNLALRGLKKVIPSDVPYTIRVVSDVLESNGSSSMATVCSGALALMDAGIQISRPVSGIAMGMISDEKTGRHVILSDILGDEDHLGDMDFKVVGTEKGITACQMDIKINGLSYEVLAEALNQSKQGRLHILGEMNKTLAAPRPELKPHAPRIEKLDVPKEYIGAIIGSGGKVIQEIQAQTNTVITIDEVDGKGIVEISSPDGESIAKALVWIKGIITEPEVGEVYHGKVKTIVEFGAFVEFMPGKEGLLHISEIDWKRLPSMEGVYQVGDEVDVKLLDIDKKTGKFKLSHKVLIPRPAPENK, from the coding sequence ATGAAACCAAATAAAATTAGTAAGATTATTAACCTTGGAGAAGGTAAGGTTATTGAAATTGAGACAGGACTATTGGCAAAGCAAGCGCATGGATCTGTTGTTGTGAAACAGGGCAAGACCATGCTGTTGGCTACCATTGTCTCGAATTACGAAGCAAAAGCAGATGTTGACTTCTTACCTCTGTCTGTTGATTATCAAGAAAAATTTGCTGCAGTTGGTAGAATACCGGGCAGTTTTTTGAAGAGAGAAGGAAGGCTTTCTGATTATGAAATTCTTATCAGTAGGTTAGTAGATAGAGCGTTGCGCCCTTTGTTTCCCGATGATTACCATTGCGAAACACAAGTTGCAATTTCATTGATATCATCAGATGAAAATATTTTGCCTGATGCTTTAGCCGGTTTGGCTGCTTCTGCAGCTATTGCTGTTTCAGATATTCCTTTTAACGGTCCTATTTCTGAAGTGAGAGTAGGAAGAGTAAATGGACAATTTGTAGTAAATCCGACCAAAACTGAACTCGAAAACAGCGATATTGATATCATTATTGCGGGGACTATTAATGATATCAACATGGTTGAAGGTGAGATGTCAGAAGTGCAAGAAATGGATTTGTTGGAAGCACTTAAATTTGGACATGCCATTATCAAAAAACAATGCCAAGCTCAAATCGAATTGAAACAAGAGGTAGGAAAAACTGCGATTAGAGAGTATGCCCGTTTTGAAGAAGATGCAACAATGTATGCAACAATAAAGAATTTTGCAGAACCAAAAATTGCAGAAGTTGCAAAATCTGCTTCTGACAAAAACGCAAGGTCAGAACAATTTGCACAAATTAAAGAAGATACACTTGCTCTTTTTGCTGATAATGAAGAAGTAGATATGTTTAAAGTAAAAACATATTTCGGTCAAATTGAGTGGGAAACCGTAAGAAATGTGCTGTTAGATACCAAAGTGAGATTAGACGGAAGAACCCCAACGCAAATACGACCTATTTGGTCAGAAGTGGACTATTTGCCGGCTGCACACGGAAGTGCTGTTTTTACAAGAGGTGAAACACAGGCATTGGCATCCGTTACATTGGGAAGTAAATTGGACGAACAACTTCTTGACAGCCCAATGAATCATGGCTACAGTAAGTTTATGTTACACTATAATTTTCCTGCATTTTCAACAGGAGAAGTAAGACCAAACAGAGGTCCAGGCAGGAGAGAAGTAGGTCATGGAAACTTAGCATTGAGAGGATTGAAAAAAGTTATTCCATCTGATGTTCCTTATACAATTCGTGTTGTGAGCGATGTGCTGGAAAGCAATGGGTCTTCTTCGATGGCCACAGTTTGTTCCGGTGCCCTTGCATTGATGGATGCAGGTATTCAGATTTCTAGACCGGTTTCCGGTATTGCTATGGGGATGATTTCTGATGAAAAAACAGGCAGACACGTTATCCTTTCTGATATTTTAGGAGATGAAGACCATCTTGGAGACATGGATTTTAAAGTAGTAGGAACTGAAAAAGGAATTACTGCTTGTCAAATGGACATTAAGATAAATGGTTTGTCTTATGAAGTGTTGGCAGAAGCATTAAACCAATCAAAACAAGGTCGCTTGCACATTTTAGGCGAGATGAATAAAACGCTTGCCGCACCGAGACCGGAATTGAAACCACATGCTCCAAGAATCGAGAAATTAGATGTGCCTAAAGAATATATTGGTGCTATTATTGGTTCCGGTGGCAAGGTGATTCAGGAAATTCAAGCACAAACGAATACAGTGATTACTATTGACGAAGTTGATGGTAAGGGCATTGTTGAAATTTCTTCTCCCGATGGTGAAAGCATTGCAAAAGCATTGGTTTGGATTAAAGGTATTATCACAGAACCGGAGGTTGGGGAGGTGTATCACGGTAAAGTAAAAACAATTGTAGAGTTCGGTGCATTTGTGGAATTTATGCCGGGTAAGGAAGGATTGTTGCATATTTCAGAAATTGATTGGAAACGTTTGCCATCAATGGAAGGAGTGTATCAGGTGGGTGATGAAGTGGACGTGAAACTTTTGGATATTGATAAGAAAACAGGCAAGTTCAAGCTTTCTCATAAGGTACTTATTCCAAGACCTGCACCCGAGAATAAATAA
- a CDS encoding DUF6141 family protein, with protein sequence MENILFEEKQKPKQFWIWALLIVVCSMPLYGLFSQMVLGKPFGNNPMSNRGLVLLFCFLLLTAVFVLNITLRTKICKDGIYVKMFPFHAKFKVYQKESLAEAYVRKYQPVKEYGGWGLRYGFKNGIAFNVSGNMGLQLELKSGKKILIGSNKPKELEHALTQFWNQS encoded by the coding sequence ATGGAAAACATCTTATTTGAAGAGAAACAAAAGCCAAAACAATTTTGGATTTGGGCACTATTGATTGTTGTATGTTCAATGCCTCTGTATGGGCTGTTTTCTCAAATGGTTTTAGGAAAACCCTTTGGCAACAATCCCATGAGCAATAGAGGGCTTGTATTGTTGTTTTGTTTCTTGTTACTCACTGCTGTTTTTGTATTAAATATTACCCTAAGAACCAAGATTTGTAAGGACGGGATTTATGTTAAAATGTTCCCATTTCACGCAAAATTTAAGGTGTATCAAAAAGAAAGCCTTGCCGAGGCTTATGTGCGAAAGTATCAACCTGTAAAGGAATATGGTGGATGGGGATTGCGATATGGATTCAAGAATGGGATTGCTTTTAATGTCTCAGGGAATATGGGATTGCAATTAGAATTGAAGTCAGGAAAGAAAATTCTGATAGGGTCAAACAAGCCTAAGGAATTGGAGCATGCATTAACACAATTTTGGAATCAATCATAA
- a CDS encoding tetratricopeptide repeat protein, whose protein sequence is MARFKSLPFVVIFAFLLLACAGKKKVAEIPHQPIPKIPQYALDNRFMSSLIAGHFALISNDYLTAQKQFQNCLLIKPQQPEALYRLAQTEFKLGNLDKALDYIKNAIKNDRENNLWYRLQFVELLTAKGELLNAATQLQKLLDVNPAYQFIYPLADSAWRNVSEWNRAEQVWKQYQHVFPQDAPHADRHLIDLYLKQNKRNEALALSKSLFQTDSTDGVYVLLYAKTLYAAGNNAVLINLFESYTRPNAVVIHKDEFYSGAYYLSIDAAMSKYAVVYASLALSTGQNNQLLAHFVNEVNRHTFDGVLTASTLKISAQSNPLNAELQLLAGVQFLKENNFDEAVQFLKRSKQLGNTSFMMYNTLCQALQKSGNLKELKIISEEALELYPFSKELQEYQGEK, encoded by the coding sequence ATGGCAAGATTTAAAAGTTTACCTTTCGTTGTAATATTTGCATTCTTATTACTTGCGTGTGCTGGGAAAAAGAAAGTGGCGGAAATTCCACATCAACCTATTCCCAAGATTCCGCAATATGCCTTGGATAATCGTTTTATGTCTTCTCTTATTGCAGGACATTTTGCACTTATTTCCAATGATTATTTAACTGCACAAAAGCAGTTTCAGAATTGTTTGTTAATAAAACCACAACAACCCGAAGCATTATATAGACTTGCTCAAACAGAATTTAAACTCGGCAATTTAGACAAAGCATTAGATTACATTAAAAATGCCATAAAGAACGACCGTGAAAATAATCTTTGGTATCGGTTGCAATTTGTAGAATTATTGACAGCAAAAGGAGAATTGCTCAATGCCGCAACACAGCTTCAAAAGTTGTTGGATGTAAACCCTGCATATCAATTCATTTATCCTCTTGCAGATAGTGCATGGAGAAATGTAAGTGAATGGAATCGAGCAGAACAAGTTTGGAAGCAGTATCAGCATGTTTTTCCGCAAGATGCTCCACATGCAGACAGACATTTGATTGACTTGTATTTAAAACAAAATAAAAGAAATGAAGCATTGGCACTCTCAAAATCATTGTTCCAAACAGATAGTACGGATGGAGTGTATGTTTTGTTATATGCCAAAACCTTATATGCCGCAGGTAATAACGCAGTCTTAATTAATTTGTTTGAATCCTACACACGCCCAAATGCTGTTGTCATTCATAAAGACGAGTTTTACTCCGGAGCTTATTATTTATCCATTGATGCGGCTATGTCCAAATACGCAGTTGTATATGCGTCATTAGCACTGAGCACGGGACAAAACAATCAACTTCTTGCGCACTTTGTAAACGAAGTCAATCGTCATACTTTTGACGGTGTTTTGACTGCAAGTACGTTGAAGATTTCAGCCCAATCCAACCCGCTCAATGCAGAATTGCAACTGTTGGCAGGAGTTCAATTCTTAAAAGAAAATAACTTTGATGAAGCAGTTCAATTTTTAAAGCGCAGCAAGCAATTGGGTAACACATCTTTTATGATGTATAATACTTTGTGCCAAGCATTACAAAAATCAGGCAACTTGAAGGAATTGAAAATAATCTCAGAAGAAGCCTTGGAACTATATCCGTTTTCGAAAGAATTGCAGGAATATCAAGGAGAAAAGTAA